In one Caloranaerobacter sp. TR13 genomic region, the following are encoded:
- a CDS encoding DNA polymerase IV, which yields MLNKNSKIIMHIDVNSAFLSWQAAYNKQIGIEVDLREIPSVVGGRQETRHGIVLAKSIPAKKFGIKTGESIMEARSKCKDLVVVPPNYGLYIKCHNALISLLKEYSPKISVFSIDECFLDFTGKEEHFSDPIDAAHEIKDRIYRELGFTVNIGISVNKLLAKQASEFQKPNKVHTLFPNEIKDKLWPLSVEELFMVGLKTKIKLNKIGIYTIGDLANSDYNLISSKFKSHGRLIYRYAWGIDYSNIKYTNYIPFKSVGNGSTLPFDVNDRQTAYKILLSLTETTTRRLRQANMQCSVVSIGLKTSEFSYSSHQRKLLSPTNSTNEVYEVTKVLFDELWDGSYIRYFNVRLSDLISNDMTQLTIFDRNDRQKLEKLDRAVDFIRDKYGDKAVMRATFLHSGLKSMLGGFGAEEYPVMMSML from the coding sequence GTGCTGAATAAAAATTCCAAGATAATCATGCATATTGATGTCAATTCGGCATTTTTATCCTGGCAGGCAGCATATAATAAGCAGATTGGTATAGAGGTAGATTTAAGAGAAATACCGTCAGTAGTAGGAGGTAGACAGGAAACAAGACATGGTATAGTGTTGGCTAAGTCTATACCTGCAAAAAAGTTTGGAATAAAAACTGGCGAAAGTATAATGGAAGCAAGGAGTAAATGTAAGGATTTAGTTGTTGTACCACCTAATTATGGGCTGTATATTAAGTGTCATAATGCGTTGATATCTTTACTTAAGGAATACTCTCCTAAAATTTCAGTATTTAGTATAGATGAGTGTTTTTTGGATTTTACGGGTAAGGAAGAGCATTTTAGTGACCCTATAGATGCTGCACATGAAATAAAGGATAGAATATATAGAGAGCTTGGTTTTACAGTAAATATAGGGATTTCAGTAAATAAGCTTTTGGCTAAACAGGCAAGTGAATTCCAAAAGCCTAATAAAGTACATACACTTTTTCCAAATGAGATAAAAGATAAGCTTTGGCCACTGTCAGTTGAAGAACTGTTTATGGTAGGATTAAAGACTAAGATAAAACTTAATAAAATAGGGATATATACTATAGGGGATTTAGCAAATAGTGACTATAATCTTATTTCATCGAAGTTTAAATCTCATGGAAGGTTGATATATAGGTATGCTTGGGGAATAGATTATTCAAACATAAAATATACCAATTATATACCTTTTAAAAGTGTAGGGAATGGAAGTACACTTCCTTTTGATGTAAATGATAGACAAACAGCTTATAAAATACTTTTGAGTTTAACAGAAACAACTACTAGAAGACTTAGGCAAGCAAATATGCAGTGTAGTGTAGTATCTATTGGGCTAAAAACATCTGAATTTAGTTATTCAAGTCATCAGAGAAAGCTACTATCTCCTACAAATTCAACAAATGAAGTGTATGAAGTAACTAAAGTTTTATTTGATGAATTATGGGATGGTTCATATATAAGATATTTTAATGTAAGATTGTCAGATCTTATTTCGAATGATATGACTCAGCTTACGATATTTGATAGAAATGACAGACAAAAACTTGAAAAACTAGATAGGGCAGTAGATTTTATAAGAGATAAATATGGAGACAAGGCAGTAATGAGAGCAACATTTTTACATAGTGGTCTTAAATCTATGTTGGGCGGTTTTGGAGCAGAGGAATATCCAGTTATGATGAGTATGCTTTGA
- the pepT gene encoding peptidase T — MSKVVERFLKYVKYDTRSNEESTTIPTTDGQMVLAKELAKELEEIGLKNVSVDENGYVMATLPANVEGNIPTIGFIAHMDTSPEMPGKNVNPQIVKNYDGKDIVLDKEKNIILSPNDYPELRDYIGKDIITTDGNTLLGADDKAGIAEIITAMEYLINHPEIPHGTIRIAFTPDEEVGRGADHFDVEKFNADFAYTIDGGAIGELEYENFNAASARIYINGINIHPGSAKNKMKNSMLIANEFINMLPETETPAHTQGYEGFYHLISIKGSVEKTELYYIIRDFDRNNFEKRKELVEEIANKLNDKYGNSTVKIEIKDQYYNMKEKIEEVKHVVDTAIEAMKAANVTPVVVPIRGGTDGARLSFMGLPTPNIFTGGHNFHGRYEYIPTFAMEKAVEVILKIVEIYAKK, encoded by the coding sequence ATGTCAAAAGTTGTAGAAAGATTTTTAAAATATGTAAAGTACGACACAAGATCTAACGAGGAATCTACTACTATTCCAACTACAGATGGTCAAATGGTTCTTGCTAAAGAACTTGCTAAGGAATTAGAAGAAATAGGCTTAAAAAATGTTTCTGTAGATGAAAATGGTTATGTAATGGCTACACTTCCTGCTAATGTAGAAGGTAACATACCTACTATAGGTTTTATCGCTCATATGGATACAAGTCCAGAAATGCCTGGAAAAAATGTTAACCCTCAAATAGTAAAAAATTATGATGGCAAAGATATTGTCCTTGACAAAGAAAAAAATATAATTTTATCTCCTAACGATTATCCTGAATTAAGAGATTACATAGGTAAAGACATCATAACTACCGATGGTAATACACTTCTTGGAGCAGATGATAAAGCTGGAATTGCAGAAATAATTACTGCAATGGAATACTTAATAAATCACCCTGAAATACCACATGGTACTATTCGTATTGCTTTTACTCCTGACGAAGAAGTAGGTAGAGGTGCAGATCATTTTGATGTAGAAAAATTTAATGCTGACTTTGCTTACACAATAGATGGTGGTGCAATAGGCGAGCTTGAATACGAAAATTTCAATGCGGCAAGTGCAAGAATATATATAAACGGTATAAACATACATCCTGGTAGTGCTAAAAATAAAATGAAAAACTCAATGCTTATTGCAAATGAATTTATAAATATGCTTCCTGAAACTGAAACCCCTGCACATACCCAAGGATATGAAGGTTTCTATCATTTAATTTCAATAAAAGGAAGCGTTGAAAAAACTGAACTTTATTACATAATCAGAGATTTTGATAGAAATAATTTTGAAAAAAGAAAAGAATTAGTAGAGGAAATTGCCAATAAATTAAATGATAAATACGGTAATAGTACTGTTAAAATAGAAATAAAAGACCAGTATTATAACATGAAAGAAAAAATTGAAGAGGTAAAACATGTTGTAGATACTGCAATTGAAGCAATGAAAGCTGCAAATGTCACTCCTGTAGTTGTACCTATCAGAGGCGGTACAGACGGAGCAAGATTATCATTTATGGGGCTTCCTACTCCTAACATCTTCACTGGAGGGCATAACTTCCATGGAAGATATGAATATATACCAACATTTGCAATGGAAAAGGCAGTTGAAGTTATTTTAAAAATTGTAGAAATATATGCAAAAAAATAA